In Desulfosediminicola ganghwensis, a single window of DNA contains:
- a CDS encoding UPF0149 family protein produces MLSPTEKVLLQELLEISTLPESTLTYNELMGFMFGLAITPIYIDRDEWLDAVFGEEPCKRCGEQGYRPISDSLTQIYSVFLARQEQGQLHFPYPIEILKEVHIDEIRDWVSGLEEAFSLRPDIWDPEAEGNFANFSDAELEELFFCMMVIQGLADPVEVKFFLERIPDEVFNELFSAYDLESGEKDRNFQALMLGALPLAIQALQNFSQKMRAVIPEHVQPTSISVLQHHSLANAANQPGTLPVPRKDHKKSNIIQVDFNNKVISAKQPAALRPKSEPAPFYQLKISIKDAKPPIWRRVVVPGAITLAQLHQVIQVSMGWFNAHLHQFTIDNIDYGPVDYPIGDEDQYDENAFTLHRAARNVQKSFQYIYDFGDYWQHQILIEKRFTDSGTADNDASIKVIKGRRACPPENIGGIWGYQEFLEAYTDASHDDHATMVEWAGPDFRPESFDKNEIDEVNRILSSIRIS; encoded by the coding sequence ATGTTATCTCCAACTGAAAAAGTCCTTCTCCAGGAACTGCTTGAAATTTCCACTCTTCCAGAAAGTACTCTCACCTACAATGAACTCATGGGCTTCATGTTTGGGTTGGCGATTACCCCTATCTATATAGACCGGGATGAATGGCTAGATGCGGTTTTCGGCGAAGAACCATGCAAAAGATGTGGAGAACAGGGTTACAGGCCGATCTCCGATTCCCTGACCCAGATCTATTCAGTCTTTCTTGCCAGGCAGGAACAGGGCCAACTTCATTTCCCCTATCCAATCGAGATATTGAAAGAGGTTCATATCGATGAAATACGAGATTGGGTAAGCGGGCTTGAAGAGGCTTTCTCGCTGCGTCCTGATATCTGGGACCCTGAAGCCGAAGGTAATTTTGCCAATTTCAGCGATGCCGAGCTTGAGGAACTGTTCTTCTGCATGATGGTAATCCAGGGCTTGGCAGACCCGGTTGAAGTCAAGTTCTTTCTTGAACGGATACCAGATGAAGTATTCAATGAACTATTTTCGGCCTATGACCTCGAAAGTGGGGAAAAAGACCGCAATTTTCAAGCACTGATGCTGGGAGCACTGCCACTTGCTATCCAGGCACTGCAGAATTTCTCCCAGAAAATGCGCGCAGTTATTCCGGAGCATGTTCAGCCAACCAGCATTTCAGTTCTCCAACACCACAGCCTGGCAAACGCAGCCAATCAACCTGGCACCCTTCCAGTGCCACGGAAGGACCATAAAAAGTCGAATATCATCCAGGTTGATTTCAACAATAAAGTAATTTCCGCAAAACAACCTGCTGCCTTAAGGCCAAAATCTGAACCGGCACCCTTCTACCAGTTAAAAATTTCCATTAAGGATGCCAAACCACCGATATGGCGAAGAGTTGTGGTGCCAGGTGCCATCACACTGGCCCAACTCCATCAGGTGATCCAGGTCAGTATGGGCTGGTTCAACGCCCATCTTCACCAGTTCACGATTGACAATATTGATTACGGACCAGTCGATTATCCCATAGGTGATGAAGACCAGTATGATGAGAATGCCTTTACTCTGCACAGGGCAGCCAGAAATGTTCAGAAAAGCTTCCAGTATATTTATGATTTCGGTGATTACTGGCAGCACCAGATCCTTATTGAAAAGAGATTTACCGATTCCGGAACAGCTGACAACGACGCCAGCATCAAGGTGATCAAGGGCAGAAGGGCCTGTCCACCGGAAAATATCGGCGGCATCTGGGGGTATCAGGAGTTTCTTGAGGCCTACACCGACGCAAGCCATGATGACCATGCCACCATGGTCGAGTGGGCCGGTCCCGACTTTCGCCCTGAATCGTTTGACAAAAATGAGATAGATGAGGTGAACAGGATACTCTCCTCGATTCGCATCAGCTAA